ACAGCAGTGTCCAATAACAATCCTCAAGAGCCGCAGGATACGGAGCTTCGGTGGATTTGCGGTAGTCGGGAGCCACGAGAACTGCATTGGTCGCGTCCACTATTTTTTCAAAATAAAAGGCTTCGAGTTCCGGGGATTCAAGAGCGAATCCACCGCCGTGAATCCATAGAATGCCGGGAGTCGATTTAAGGGAAGTATCCGCATTGGCGTCTTTGCTGGCACGATTGGCTTTCGGGCTGTAGATACAGATACGGAGGCTACTTCCGTCAGGCCTGCGCAGATGCTGCTGTTCATAATGCAAATGCGT
This genomic stretch from Bifidobacterium sp. ESL0690 harbors:
- a CDS encoding alpha/beta hydrolase fold domain-containing protein, translating into MAHISDDMIDPELRDTGQMIRRVLPYFTPTSIRWANRATRLLNGANYTHLHYEQQHLRRPDGSSLRICIYSPKANRASKDANADTSLKSTPGILWIHGGGFALESPELEAFYFEKIVDATNAVLVAPDYRKSTEAPYPAALEDCYWTLLWLRDHARQLGVRPDQLIVAGASAGGNLTAAVSLWPGTEKT